One window of the Trifolium pratense cultivar HEN17-A07 linkage group LG2, ARS_RC_1.1, whole genome shotgun sequence genome contains the following:
- the LOC123909285 gene encoding uncharacterized protein LOC123909285, which produces MTDRGYYNFYTPGEYESYQQFPPYNYGQTSEARLEETMIKFMEMQQQQNQQWQDQHQQYLKNSLARAKNLENQLVQLAKQLANNNNQGGTFQTNTQTTPDEKDNILNEESEESVEGVENNEEERMFEGCGVKKIVKEIDTPHEVELPQELPCTVEANTVDKEQVMMVAEENEGLFSKEESCEQKKEMENKAKVDRVIDEICALFNKKELGRIWTPQHLYLKFMEFLHNRRKKTDDVLSVSFWPP; this is translated from the coding sequence ATGACTGATCGTGGTTATTACAACTTCTATACTCCGGGTGAGTATGAATCATATCAACAGTTTCCTCCTTATAATTATGGGCAAACTTCAGAGGCTAGATTGGAGGAGACCATGATTAAATTCATGGAAATGCAGCAGCAACAAAACCAACAGTGGCAAGACCAACACCAACAATATCTGAAAAACAGTCTTGCACGGgccaaaaatttggaaaatcagCTTGTTCAGTTGGCTAAACAGTTAGCCAATAACAATAACCAAGGAGGAACATTTCAAACCAACACACAAACCACTCCTGACGAGAAAGATAATATTCTAAATGAGGAAAGTGAAGAGAGTGTGGAAGGTGTTGAAAACAATGAGGAGGAAAGAATGTTCGAAGGATGTGGTGTAAAGAAAATAGTGAAAGAAATAGATACACCGCATGAAGTTGAACTTCCTCAAGAATTGCCATGTACGGTGGAAGCTAACACTGTTGATAAGGAACAAGTGATGATGGTTGCGGAGGAAAATGAAGGATTATTTAGCAAGGAAGAATCATGTGAACAAAAGAAGGAGATGGAAAACAAGGCGAAGGTTGATCGAGTCATAGATGAAATTTGTgccttgtttaataaaaaagaattaggGAGGATATGGACTCCGCAACATTTATATCTAAAATTCATGGAGTTCCTCCATAACCGAAGGAAAAAGACGGATGATGTGCTTTCCGTCTCATTTTGGCCACCCTAA
- the LOC123909286 gene encoding spermine synthase-like isoform X1, which yields MGDAVERGLECQKTMDGKENKSNGLEKDIPSCCLKAMASAPELEANCHSTVVSGWFSASQTRSGKSGEVVYFNNPMWPGEAHSIKVEKILYKEKSEYQEVLVFESLTYGKVLVLDGIVQLTEKDECAYQEMIAHLPLCSIPSPKTVLVVGGGDGGVLREISRHSSVEHIDICEIDKMVIDVSRKFFPELAVGFDDPRVHLHVGDAIEFLRRAPEGRYDAVIVDSSDPVGPAQELVEKPFFETISKALRPGGVLCNMAESMWLHTHLIQDMISICLQTFKGSVHYAWTSVPTYPSGVIGFLLCSTEGPHVDFVNPINPIEKLEGADKRGRKLRFYNSEIHSAAFALPAFLKSEVRLLRDYSRQ from the exons ATGGGAGACGCCGTAGAAAGAGGTTTGGAATGCCAGAAGACTATGGATGGGAAGGAGAATAAGAGTAATGGTTTAGAGAAGGATATTCCTTCATGCTGTTTGAAAGCCATGGCTTCAGCCCCTGAGTTGGAGGCAAATTGTCACTCTACCGTTGTTTCTGGGTGGTTCTCAGCATCTCAAACTCGCTCCG GGAAATCTGGGGAAGTTGTTTATTTCAACAACCCAATGTGGCCAG GAGAAGCTCATTCAATCAAGGTAGAAAAAATATTGTACAAGGAAAAGTCAGAGTACCAAGAGGTCTTGGTTTTTGAG TCATTAACTTATGGGAAAGTTCTTGTACTTGATGGGATTGTTCAGTTGACTGAGAAGGATGAATGTGCTTACCAGGAGATGATAGCTCATCTTCCCCTCTGTTCCATTCCGTCCCCCAAAACG GTTTTAGTTGTTGGTGGTGGAGATGGTGGGGTTCTGAGGGAAATATCCCGCCACAGCTCTGTGGAGCATATTGATATTTGTGAGATAGATAAGATGGTTATTGAT GTTTCTAGGAAATTTTTCCCAGAGTTAGCTGTTGGGTTTGATGATCCTCGTGTACACTTGCATGTTGGTGATG CTATTGAATTTCTTAGACGTGCTCCCGAGGGGAGGTATGACGCAGTAATTGTCGATTCCTCAGATCCTGTGG GTCCTGCCCAGGAACTTGTAGAGAAACCATTTTTTGAGACTATATCTAAGGCATTAAGACCTGGCGGAGTTCTTTGTAATATGGCAGAAAGTATGTGGCTTCATACACACCTTATTCAAGACATGATCTCCATTTGTCTGCAAACATTTAAAGGTTCTGTTCATTATGCATGGACAAGTGTTCCAACATATCCAAG TGGTGTGATAGGATTTCTTCTATGCTCAACAGAGGGGCCGCACGTTGATTTTGTGAACCCCATCAATCCTATTGAAAAGTTAGAAGGTGCTGATAAGCGTGGAAGGAAACTTAGGTTCTATAACTCAGAG ATACATTCGGCTGCTTTTGCACTTCCTGCTTTTCTGAAGAGTGAGGTGAGGTTGCTCCGCGATTATTCTCGTCAGTAG
- the LOC123909286 gene encoding spermine synthase-like isoform X2, with the protein MWPGEAHSIKVEKILYKEKSEYQEVLVFESLTYGKVLVLDGIVQLTEKDECAYQEMIAHLPLCSIPSPKTVLVVGGGDGGVLREISRHSSVEHIDICEIDKMVIDVSRKFFPELAVGFDDPRVHLHVGDAIEFLRRAPEGRYDAVIVDSSDPVGPAQELVEKPFFETISKALRPGGVLCNMAESMWLHTHLIQDMISICLQTFKGSVHYAWTSVPTYPSGVIGFLLCSTEGPHVDFVNPINPIEKLEGADKRGRKLRFYNSEIHSAAFALPAFLKSEVRLLRDYSRQ; encoded by the exons ATGTGGCCAG GAGAAGCTCATTCAATCAAGGTAGAAAAAATATTGTACAAGGAAAAGTCAGAGTACCAAGAGGTCTTGGTTTTTGAG TCATTAACTTATGGGAAAGTTCTTGTACTTGATGGGATTGTTCAGTTGACTGAGAAGGATGAATGTGCTTACCAGGAGATGATAGCTCATCTTCCCCTCTGTTCCATTCCGTCCCCCAAAACG GTTTTAGTTGTTGGTGGTGGAGATGGTGGGGTTCTGAGGGAAATATCCCGCCACAGCTCTGTGGAGCATATTGATATTTGTGAGATAGATAAGATGGTTATTGAT GTTTCTAGGAAATTTTTCCCAGAGTTAGCTGTTGGGTTTGATGATCCTCGTGTACACTTGCATGTTGGTGATG CTATTGAATTTCTTAGACGTGCTCCCGAGGGGAGGTATGACGCAGTAATTGTCGATTCCTCAGATCCTGTGG GTCCTGCCCAGGAACTTGTAGAGAAACCATTTTTTGAGACTATATCTAAGGCATTAAGACCTGGCGGAGTTCTTTGTAATATGGCAGAAAGTATGTGGCTTCATACACACCTTATTCAAGACATGATCTCCATTTGTCTGCAAACATTTAAAGGTTCTGTTCATTATGCATGGACAAGTGTTCCAACATATCCAAG TGGTGTGATAGGATTTCTTCTATGCTCAACAGAGGGGCCGCACGTTGATTTTGTGAACCCCATCAATCCTATTGAAAAGTTAGAAGGTGCTGATAAGCGTGGAAGGAAACTTAGGTTCTATAACTCAGAG ATACATTCGGCTGCTTTTGCACTTCCTGCTTTTCTGAAGAGTGAGGTGAGGTTGCTCCGCGATTATTCTCGTCAGTAG
- the LOC123909289 gene encoding cyclic nucleotide-gated ion channel 1-like: protein MTFQQDKFVRFQDWSSEVNSPGIHVTQSGRIRTTLKTVSRKFQRGFESSSERIKGFAKPFKSFSHHSLLTRCFSSTKKILDPQGPFLQKWNKIFVLSCLIAVSIDPLFFYIPVIDDDKKCLSRDRKMETTATVLRSFSDIFYIIHIIFQFRTGFIAPSSRVFGRGVLVEDSWAIAKRYMSSYFLIDILAVLPLPQVVILFIIPKLRGSESLNTKNLLKFSVFFQYVPRFIRIVPLYKEVTRTSGILTETAWAGAAFNLFLYMLASHVLGAFWYLFSIERETTCWQKACRKNTTCLKANLYCDDHHGSGAITTYLNASCPIQSPNTTLFNFGIFLDALQSGVVGSTDFPQKFFYCFWWGLKNLSSLGQNLATSTFVWEICFAIFISIAGLVLFAFLIGNMQTYLQSTTTRLEEMRVKRRDAEQWMSHRLLPDSLRERIRRHEQYKWQETRGVDEDNLIRNLPKDLRRDIKRHLCLALLMRVPIFEKMDEQLLDAVCDCLKPVLYTKESCIVREGDPVDEMLFIMRGKLLTVTTNGGRTGFFNSEYLKAGDFCGEELLTWALDPRSSSNLPISTRTVQTLSEVEAFALKAEDLKFVASQFRRLHSKQLRHTFRFYSQQWRTWAACFIQAAWRRYCKKKLEESLREEENRLQDALAKEGGSSPSLGATIYASRFAANVLRAIRRNGTRKTRVPERLPPMMLQKPAEPDFTAEEQ, encoded by the exons ATGACTTTTCAGCAAGATAAATTTGTTAG ATTTCAGGACTGGAGTTCAGAGGTTAATTCTCCTGGAATTCATGTAACGCAGTCAGGGAGAATTAGAACTACACTAAAAACAGTTTCCAGGAAGTTTCAAAGGGGGTTTGAATCTAGTTCTGAGAGGATAAAGGGATTTGCAAAACCATTCAAATCTTTTTCCCATCACAGTTTACTTACTAGATGTTTTAGTTCTACAAAGAAAATCCTCGATCCGCAGGGTCCTTTTCTTCAAAAGTGGAACAAAATATTTGTGTTATCGTGTCTTATTGCTGTATCAATTGATCCTCTGTTCTTCTATATCCCTGTGATTGACGATGACAAGAAATGTCTTTCAAGGGACAGAAAAATGGAAACTACGGCAACAGTTTTAAGGTCTTTCTCcgacattttttatattatccATATAATTTTCCAATTTCGTACGGGATTCATTGCTCCTTCATCTCGAGTATTTGGAAGAGGTGTTTTGGTTGAAGATTCTTGGGCAATAGCAAAGAGATATATGTCTTCATACTTCTTAATTGACATTCTTGCCGTTCTTCCCCTCCCGCAG GTGGTGATTCTATTTATCATTCCGAAGCTGAGAGGCTCAGAATCACTGAACACGAAAAACTTGCTGAAATTTAGTGTCTTCTTCCAATATGTGCCACGGTTTATACGAATAGTTCCACTATACAAAGAAGTTACAAGGACCTCTGGCATTCTCACTGAAACAGCATGGGCTGGAGCTGCATTCAATCTCTTTCTTTACATGCTTGCAAGTCAT GTTCTTGGTGCCTTTTGGTACTTGTTTTCTATAGAAAGAGAAACCACGTGCTGGCAAAAAGCATGTCGGAAAAATACTACCTGTCTAAAAGCAaatttgtattgtgatgatCATCATGGGTCAGGCGCAATTACAACATACCTGAATGCTTCATGCCCAATACAGAGTCCAAATACAACACTctttaattttggaattttccTTGATGCACTTCAATCTGGAGTTGTGGGGTCAACAGACTTCCCgcagaaatttttttattgctttTGGTGGGGTCTAAAGAATTTGAG TTCTCTTGGTCAGAATCTGGCAACAAGTACCTTTGTTTGGGAAATCTGCTTTGCAATTTTCATTTCCATTGCTGGTTTGGTATTATTTGCATTCCTCATTGGAAATATGCAG ACATATTTGCAATCAACAACTACGAGGTTGGAAGAGATGAGAGTGAAAAGGAGAGACGCAGAACAGTGGATGTCTCATCGACTGCTCCCTGATAGCTTGAGAGAAAGAATCAGACGACATGAGCAGTACAAATGGCAAGAAACCAGAGGAGTTGATGAAGACAATTTGATCCGCAATCTTCCCAAGGATTTAAGAAGAGACATTAAGCGTCATCTCTGCTTGGCTTTGCTGATGAGG GTGCCAATATTTGAGAAAATGGATGAGCAGCTTTTGGATGCAGTATGTGACTGTCTCAAACCAGTACTTTACACGAAAGAAAGCTGCATCGTCCGCGAAGGCGATCCTGTTGATGAGATGCTCTTCATAATGCGTGGCAAACTATTGACTGTGACAACTAACGGTGGAAGAACAGGTTTCTTTAACTCTGAATACCTCAAGGCTGGTGACTTCTGTGGAGAAGAGCTTCTCACATGGGCATTAGATCCCCGTTCTTCATCCAACCTTCCCATCTCAACCAGGACCGTCCAAACTCTTTCAGAAGTTGAAGCCTTTGCTCTAAAAGCTGAAGATTTGAAGTTTGTTGCATCTCAATTCCGGCGCCTTCACAGTAAGCAGCTTCGCCACACTTTCAGGTTTTACTCGCAACAATGGCGTACATGGGCTGCATGTTTCATACAAGCAGCATGGAGGCGCTATTGTAAAAAGAAGCTTGAAGAGTCTCTAAGGGAAGAGGAGAATAGGTTGCAAGATGCATTGGCCAAGGAAGGTGGTAGCTCACCTAGCCTAGGCGCTACAATATATGCTTCAAGATTTGCTGCTAATGTGCTTCGAGCTATACGTAGAAATGGCACAAGGAAGACTAGGGTGCCCGAGAGACTACCTCCCATGATGCTCCAGAAGCCTGCTGAACCAGATTTTACTGCTGAAGAGCAATAG
- the LOC123909291 gene encoding dehydrogenase/reductase SDR family member on chromosome X homolog isoform X1, which translates to MALLWRVIDLIKDLWRAIFFICSIEFWRMALLWTFSVAYSHFQLLKDSLFSQKIVPYPRSSPSTFPNRPVCVITGATSGLGLATACKLSKEGYVVVIVGRSEQLLSETITKIKGWHGDARLKAFQADLSSIESIIKFKKSLRKWLLDSDLHCSIQILINNAGILATSPRATAEGFDQMIGTNYISAFVLTKLLLPLLESSPVSSKIVNVASFTHRAVTDMQVDEVTVSGKRFLSSKRYPYAQIYEYSKICLLLFSFELHRQLCQMGKSHQIFVNVADPGVVETNIMRDFPASLSWLAFFVLKRLRLLQSPESGKEAIIDAALAPPGTSGAYFFGGKGRTINSSALSRNAKLAHDLWETTRNMLSVTPFNEKDSF; encoded by the exons ATGGCGTTGCTATGGCGAGTGATTGATTTGATAAAGGATTTATGGAGAgcaatatttttcatttgttcGATTGAATTCTGGAGAATGGCGTTGCTATGGACATTTTCTGTTGCATATTCACACTTTCAATTGTTAAAGGATTCGCTATTTTCTCAGAAAATTGTACCGTATCCAAGGTCTTCACCTTCCACTTTTCCTAATAGACCTGTTTGTGTCATCACCGGT GCTACATCTGGTCTTGGATTAGCAACTGCATGCAAGCTTTCCAAGGAAGGTTATGTTGTTGTCATTG TTGGAAGATCGGAGCAATTGTTGTCAGAG ACCATAACAAAGATCAAAGGTTGGCATGGGGATGCTCGACTCAAAGCTTTTCAGGCTGACCTTTCATCGATTGAGTCgattataaaattcaaaaaatctcTGCGGAAGTGGCTTTTGGATTCCGATTTGCACTGCTCGATACAAATACTAATAAACAATGCTGGAATACTTGCTACATCTCCTAGAGCCACAGCTGAGGGCTTCGATCA GATGATCGGCACAAATTATATCAGTGCGTTTGTTTTGACCAAGCTTCTGTTACCACTTCTTGAAAGCAGTCCTGTATCTTCCAAAATTGTGAATGTAGCATCCTTTACTCACCGAGCTG TTACTGATATGCAGGTTGATGAGGTAACTGTATCTGGGAAGAGATTTTTAAGTTCAAAACGATATCCATATGCTCAGATATATGAGTATTCAAAAA TATGCTTACTTCTCTTCTCATTTGAGCTCCACCGACAGCTTTGCCAAATGGGTAAATCTCATCAGATATTTGTCAA TGTTGCAGATCCTGGAGTTGTAGAAACAAACATTATGCGAGATTTTCCAGCAAGCCTATCTTGGTTGGCATTCTTTGTACTGAAACGCCTACGCCTATTGCAATCTCCTGAGAGCGGGAAAGAGGCAATTATCGATGCTGCTCTTGCTCCACCT GGAACATCAGGAGCTTACTTCTTTGGGGGGAAAGGTAGAACTATAAATTCTTCAGCACTTTCACGAAACGCCAAATTAGCACACGACCTTTGGGAAACTACGCGTAATATGCTATCGGTGACCCCCTTTAATGAGAAAGACAGTTTTTAG
- the LOC123909291 gene encoding dehydrogenase/reductase SDR family member on chromosome X homolog isoform X2: protein MALLWRVIDLIKDLWRAIFFICSIEFWRMALLWTFSVAYSHFQLLKDSLFSQKIVPYPRSSPSTFPNRPVCVITGATSGLGLATACKLSKEGYVVVIVGRSEQLLSETITKIKGWHGDARLKAFQADLSSIESIIKFKKSLRKWLLDSDLHCSIQILINNAGILATSPRATAEGFDQMIGTNYISAFVLTKLLLPLLESSPVSSKIVNVASFTHRAVTDMQVDEVTVSGKRFLSSKRYPYAQIYEYSKICLLLFSFELHRQLCQMGKSHQIFVNVADPGVVETNIMRDFPASLSWLAFFVLKRLRLLQSPESGKEAIIDAALAPPVSTLLVVFVNNILHSYCMH, encoded by the exons ATGGCGTTGCTATGGCGAGTGATTGATTTGATAAAGGATTTATGGAGAgcaatatttttcatttgttcGATTGAATTCTGGAGAATGGCGTTGCTATGGACATTTTCTGTTGCATATTCACACTTTCAATTGTTAAAGGATTCGCTATTTTCTCAGAAAATTGTACCGTATCCAAGGTCTTCACCTTCCACTTTTCCTAATAGACCTGTTTGTGTCATCACCGGT GCTACATCTGGTCTTGGATTAGCAACTGCATGCAAGCTTTCCAAGGAAGGTTATGTTGTTGTCATTG TTGGAAGATCGGAGCAATTGTTGTCAGAG ACCATAACAAAGATCAAAGGTTGGCATGGGGATGCTCGACTCAAAGCTTTTCAGGCTGACCTTTCATCGATTGAGTCgattataaaattcaaaaaatctcTGCGGAAGTGGCTTTTGGATTCCGATTTGCACTGCTCGATACAAATACTAATAAACAATGCTGGAATACTTGCTACATCTCCTAGAGCCACAGCTGAGGGCTTCGATCA GATGATCGGCACAAATTATATCAGTGCGTTTGTTTTGACCAAGCTTCTGTTACCACTTCTTGAAAGCAGTCCTGTATCTTCCAAAATTGTGAATGTAGCATCCTTTACTCACCGAGCTG TTACTGATATGCAGGTTGATGAGGTAACTGTATCTGGGAAGAGATTTTTAAGTTCAAAACGATATCCATATGCTCAGATATATGAGTATTCAAAAA TATGCTTACTTCTCTTCTCATTTGAGCTCCACCGACAGCTTTGCCAAATGGGTAAATCTCATCAGATATTTGTCAA TGTTGCAGATCCTGGAGTTGTAGAAACAAACATTATGCGAGATTTTCCAGCAAGCCTATCTTGGTTGGCATTCTTTGTACTGAAACGCCTACGCCTATTGCAATCTCCTGAGAGCGGGAAAGAGGCAATTATCGATGCTGCTCTTGCTCCACCTGTGAGTACTCTTTTAGTGGTCTTTGTTAATAACATTTTACATTCTTATTGCATGCATTGA